In the genome of Paenibacillus pabuli, the window TTGCTTCCTTTTTTGTCGATTTCAACTTCATAGAACGTTTGGCCGTTTCTGCGCTCCAGATCCACATCATCCACTTTACCATCGGTAGCTTTCAAAGCTGCTTCTTTTGCCTGTGCGACCGTCAGCAATTTACCTGTGTTCTTCTGGGTCTGTGTTACTGACTGTGTAGTGGACGTTTGCGCAGACTGTACCGATTGTCCATTCACACTCCCACTAGCCGCAACGGCTGACCCTCCGAGCAATACCGCTGCCGACAAGCTGCCAATCCATAGTTTATGTTTGTTCATCATTGTCATCATCTCCTCGTTGTTGTTCTCGTTCTCGTCTACAGTTATAGATTAACCTGGACGAATGAGAGTTCAGCGAGAGCCAGATTAGAAATTGATGAGAAAATGAGGAGAACACTCACATTATTTCTTGAATAGCAATGTGCATGGTTCCATCCAGAGCTTTTGAACCTACTTCGGGGTCTTTAATCTTCGGCCTCGTCCCAGGTCACGGACCGAATCGCCCCCGAAATGGCATTCACCTGCACGATGGCTTCCCGACCATCCTCCAGATCGATTTCCACCAGATAGTACGGTTTGCCGCTGTTTGTTCCACGAAGCTCGATATCATCCACTTCCCCGGGAACCTTAGCCAGTGCCTTCCGCTCTGCTTCTTTCTCGCTCAGAAATGGAGTCTTGGTGCCTTCCCCTGTCGTCTCGTCGGGTGAAGATGCTTCCAGTGTCTTTGAAGACTGCTTCTCTCCGTTATACGGATCAATGGTCCATTGCTCCTGGCCATTGCCCTTCATCTTTAATACCGCCACATACACCGGGCTTCCCTGCTGCTCGACGAGCTCAAGCGATACCAGCTCGGCATCCGTTTGCTTCAGCAATTCCGTCTTGATCTGTTCCCGGCTCCATAACGTCTTCTCCTCGGCTTGCGGATTGGACTCCAGCCGTCTAATGGAATTCACTGTCGCCGTAACCGCATCCACTTGGACGTCATACAATCCTGTTTCCGACCGGAGCTGCATGATATACGTTCCGTCCTTCAACGTGGAATTCACAATCTCTCCCGGATATTGATCCAAGACCGATTGGGCCACTGCATCTGCAGTTAACACCTCTCGGCCTGATTGCCACGGCTTCCACCACATGAACGCTATAAGAACAAATAGAGCCAGCAACCCCGCACCCCACCAAAATAAACGTCTTGGCTTAGCCCATCGGCTGCTTCCGTATTCTTCTCTCTTCATTTCAGGATGCCCCTCATGCTCTTCCATCATGTTTCCCCCTTGCGCACTCTCTCTTATGATCCGAATTCGTACTGTGTTTACCAGTATATAAGAGAAGAATGAGAATTTCATGAGAGCGGCCTGTTCTGTACGGAAGTAGGCAAAATAATCAAAGCCTCGGTTCCTCTGCCCTCGGTGCTGCTTAGTTCAATACGCGCGCCCACGGCTCCTGCAATATCTTTAGCAAGGGAAAGCCCCAAGCCCGAACCACTTGCTCCCCCGCTGCGTGTTCTTGCTGGATCAACACGATAGAAGCGGTCAAACACTTTGGACAACTCTTCTTCCCGCATACCGATCCCCGTATCCACAATCCATATCCAACATTCCTGCCCCTTTGCCTCCAGTCGGACTTCAATGGCATCCTCACTATACTTACGGGCATTGTCCAGCAAAATAAAAAGCATCTGCTTCAGCTTGCTCACATCGCTAATCGCCCATATACTACCCGGATCATCGCAGTGGACTTCCCGATGGTAGGCTTCGCGAAACGTGCGGGTAGAATCCAGCGCAAGCCGGGTAATATCCACCCGCTCCAGCTGCACATTCCACTGCTCTGGCTGCTTTGCCAGCAATAACAGCTGCTCGGTCATCTCCCGCATGCGCACGGATTCGGACAGAATGGCCTCCACCGCTTCGTCGAATACCTCGGGTCTATCCTTGCCGCGTCGTTGCAGCAGACTGGCATAGCTCTCAATAATGGTGAGTGGTGTTTTCAGTTCATGTGAAGCGTCAGAAACAAAGCGCTCCTGCCCCTCGAAGTTGGATTCGAGCAGGTCCATCATGCGGTTGAACGTCTGCCCCATTGTTTTCAGCTCATCCTTCGATCTTTCATCCAGCGGAAGTCGCTTGAACTGACCACTGGACTGGATATCGCTCATTGTGCGAGTCATCTGCTGAATCGGCCGTGTCATCCGATTCGCCAGAATACGGCTGGAGATGATGGCCGGAATCAACGCAATGATAGTCACGGCAACAAGAACTGTACGAAGCACGGACAGGCTATTCTCGGTATCTTCAATGCTCTCGGTGACTTGTACATTCACCACTTCACCGTCCGGCCAGATGACGGGCACAGAAACCCAGACATATCCGATTTGTCCAACCTGGGTATATTCGGATTTCTTTTCGCTTTCGTACTTGAAAGACAGCTTGCTCAGCTGCTCCTCTGCTGAGGTCGTCACCGGCGGGGAGCTGGTGCCGTCTTCATTGACGATCCGCAGCATGCCGTCCAGCGGCGCGTAGGCTCGTAACAAGTCGTCCGGCGGAATGGAGCCGGCAGACTGCCGCACTCCTTTTACAATAGACTCGGCCTCGGCTTCGACCCGCTTGATCTCGTTATCGATCGACATTCGTTCAAACACGATGTATACCGACAGGTTCACGGCAATCAGCAGCACGGCGAACAATACGGACGAGTAGCCGTAAATTTTGCTGCGCAGACTCATACTTGCTCCTTCAGGACGTAACCAACGCCCCGAACAGTATGTATTAAGGGTGGTGTGAATCCGCTATCCACTTTTTTGCGCACATAACGGATATACACATCCACCACATTCGTATCTCCATAATAATCGTATCCCCAGACAGCCTGAACAATCTGCTCCCGGCTGAGCACCTGGCGCTGATTTTGCAGCAGATATACCAACAGATCGAACTCACGCGGGGTAAGCTCAATTGGTTGACCATCCCGGAATATCTCGCGGGTCCCTTCATTCAGCTTCAATCCGCCAGCGGTGAGCCATCCTGGCTCAGTTTCCGAGGTATGCTCCGGCGAATGCGCCGTATCCGGTGTGACCGAAGAGGAAGAATGGGTAGCAGCCGATGCAGCACTCAGGCGCAGTGCAGCGCGCACTCTCGCAAGCAGCTCTTCGATCCGGAACGGTTTGGTAATATAGTCATTGGCTCCGAGATCAAGTCCCGATACTTTGTCTTCCACAGAGTCTTTGGCTGTAAGCATCAGAATGGGCACGGTGGCATCTTTGACTCGAATCCGCCGTAATACCTCAATTCCACTCAGACCCGGCAGCATGATATCCAGCAGAATCAGATCCCATTGACCGTCGATATACATCTCCAGCCCTTCCGTTCCGCTGCCTGCCTTGCCTACCTGATATCCCTCATACTGTAATTCCAGTTCAAGCAGGCGCGCAATTTTGGGCTCATCCTCGATCACCAGTACGGCTTCATTCATACAGAGCTCCCCCTCATCCCGTCATTCCATTCTCCCGTTATATTACAATACGAATTACAATTTACCTAAGGCATCCTCTACCAAGTCATCCCCTGCGATCAGATCAAAAGCCATTCGATACGTTCTCTCCTCCTGAAGAGAAGCAGCGATTACACGAGCCACATCTTCACGTGGAATACTTCCCGGTTTCAGATCGGTTCCTACAGAAATTTTGCCTGTGCCAGGCTCATTTTTCAAACCACCAGGACGGATAATGGTATAATTCAGTTCACTTGCGAACAATGCCCGATCGGCATAATGCTTCGCCACGTAATATGGCTTAATCGCATCCGACCATTTCTCCCGCTGATCTGCCCCAAACGCACTGACCAGAATATATCTGGTAATCCCCTGCTGCTGCGCTGCCTCCATCGTTTTCACTGCACCATCCAGATCAATGAGCAATGTTTTGTCTGCACCCGTAGATCCACCGGAACCCGCTGTAAAAACAATGGCATTATGATCCTTCATTACCTCGGCCAGATCATCCACGCTGCCTTCCAGATCCCCAATAACGACATTGGCCCCGAGCTGCTTCAGTGCGTCTGCCTGCTCCGGTTTGCGAATCATTGCGGTGACCTGGTGTTTCCCTTCCTGCGCCAGCTGCTGCACCAGAAATTTGCCGATTTGTCCGTTCGCTCCAATCACTAATACGTTCATATGTCATTCTCCTCTCGATTTTCCTTTTTATAAACCAGCTTTAGATAAACAGACTTGTCTTTAATTTAAACGAAAGCCGACGCTTCTAAGCGCCGGCTGCTGTGGAAGTCCTACCATTCAGCGCATCCTGTACGATGCGGATAACACGTCTTTCCTTTAATATACCATACGCCACATATGCTTTATACCGTGCACTTTGGCGCTCAATATATGCAATAACCCCATGGATAATGTCCCCCTTACCATCAGCCATCAGGTAATGGATTGATATGCCCTGGACTAATCATGGCTACAACAAAAAAAGGTACCCCAATTGGGGTACCTTTTTTGCGCATGACGTACAGATCTTAGTACGCCAGTGCAAACAAACCGTGAATATGAGCAAGGTAACGGATGTTACTTGCTTCTTTCATCATGGTTGCAGGCAGACCTTTCAGACGAGTCTGGTTGCCACCGATCATGCCGACAGCATCCTTACGACCCAGACTTCCCAGTGTACCGGAGAATACTGGTGTGAAGGATTCCATTGCGCCACCTTTGAACATTACGCCCAGGTTGTGACCAATAGTCTCACCCATTTGCCAAGCCAATTGTGCTGTTGGAGGGTATGGACGAGCGCCTTCGCTAGGGAAGACCACTGCGCTGTCACCAGCAACAAACACGTCTTTATGAGATGTGGATTGCAGTACTTCCGTAACTTTCGCACGGCCACGATCCACTTCAATTCCGCTGTTGGCAACAACTGCATTACCTTGAACGCCGCCTGTCCATACGAGTGTGTTCGTAGGGATCGAGCTTCCGTCTTTCAGCAGAACTTCATTTTCTTTCATTTCGGTAATCGCTACGCCAACGATGAAGTTAACGCCACGTTTTTCCAGACTCGATTTAGCACGCTCAACCAATTCTGGCGGGAATCCTGCCAGGATGGAAGGACCTGCTTCAACCGTGTACAGGGAAACTTCTTTGAAGTCGATCCCTTTTTCCTGGCATACAGCTGGAAGAAGGTCAGCGAATTCACCCACAAGCTCGATACCTGTCAAACCGCCGCCACCGATAACAAACGTAGCGTCTGCTTTGTTGCCGGATTGTTTGTAAGCATCCAGACGAGCTTCCACGTGTGCACGAATGCGGTTAGCATCGCTAACGGATTTCAGCGTGAAGCTGTACTCCTGCAGTCCCGGAATTCCGAAGAATGCCGTTTCACTGCCCAAGGCAACAACGAGTGCATCGTAAGAGTAAGTAGAACCGCTGGTCATAAGAACTTTTTTCTCGTCCGGCTTGATTGTGTCCACCGTATCGATTTTCAAGTTCACATTTTTACCACGCAGCAATTTTTCGAGTGGAAGAGCAACTGCTTTCTCAGCAATGCTTCCTGCTGCAAGACGGTGCAGTTCCGTAATAATTTGGTGCGTAGGGTAACGGTTCACGACTGTAATAGTCGCTTCTTCCGGTGTCAGGTATTGACGCGCAGTCAGCGCAGTCAACAGACCACCGTAACCTCCGCCCAAGATCAAGATTTGCTTCGACATATCCATCCTCCGTTCTTCTAATCTTAACGTTGCTGTTGTTGACGCTCGTTCAGAATGCTCAGGAATGATTGAGCAAAACGCAGCGTTTGTTGTACGTTTGGATCTTTAAGCATTTTGAGCATAGCGAACAAACCAACCGAAGTTTGCTCGGCTTGCGCACGATCACTCGCTTCGATGGCAGCAGAAGCTACACCTTTAGCTTTGTCTACAACAGGCTTAGCAAACTCGCCCATTGCGCTCATTGTGTCGCTGATCAGAACTTTGTCTGTAGCTACGCTTTGTGCAAAGTCATAAGCTTTGGTCATTGCAGTGACCATTTCAGCCAGTTTAGGCAGGTTCTCCACCAGAACGGTCAGAGACTCCTGTACCTCAGGCTTCATCAGTTGATCCAGTACGTCCAAGGACTGGCGTTGGGAAACGTCGGCACCTTCTGTAACCGGCACCTCTTGTTGAGTAGGCGATTGTGACATAAGAGAAAGTCCTCCTTTACTTTGGGATAGAAGTCCGCGACTTTCATGATGCCTGTCAAGCAGAGCCGAACCACAAATACATCAATACAACTAAATGTACCAAATTTCACACAATAGAATGAGCATAGCCCTTGGGCGCCCCTACATCATGTATTGTATCTTGGGTCTATTGCGGACAACATGTGTTGACGCAAAACGACAAGCAGGCCGAAACCGAACTCTATACCCCTATATTACACCTCTTACACATGAACATGAAAAAGAAATTTTTTACACTTGTGAAGATATTGTGAACATTGTAACAAAATCGATTTTTTTGTCAAGCATTGCGCCAAGGTAAAACCGCATATCCCCCTGTCCAGGATCTGAATCTCTACCACATGTGGTATTAAGACAAGATCACATATGACCATATGTGCGATATGTACACAAGGAAGGATTTTTTCAACTGATTTTTCAGGAATTGTTTTCCAAAATCATGAATTTCCATGCAACGAAATTGGTCACTGTCGTTATTATGCAGCTAGGAGTTCAGCCTTATTCCTGAAATAACATCATTTCTTGTCCAAGTATGAACCTATCGTGGCGTGAAAGCAAAAAAGACACCACAAAGGCCTGACGGATCGTCCTGCCTCCTGATGTTTGTCTCACTTTTCGCCCGATCTGATCGTTGCATTCGAGTCACTCCATAACTATTTCCGGGGAAAGCTGAGCCATTCTCTCAAGCAACGATTCTATTGCAACGACAGCAGCTCGCTCCAATTCCTCCACCTCCATTAGTAACGAGATGGCCTTATCCCCTTGAACTTTCTCATTAGGATTTCCCCCTTCTGGAAAAGGAAAATATTGCTTGAGCATGTTTAACCTGTCGGTCATGATCCGATATAATTCTTCAGCCTGGTGACAGAATGGAATCAACTTGGTGTATCGTGGGAGCGATGCCCAGCTCAGAGATAACTCTTCAAAGAATTTACTGGCATAACGTCTTGCATCCCACAAAACTGCAATGTTATAGGCATGACCATTCGGTTCTGCCCGTCGATTTTCCAAAGCTTCTCTCCAGACCGCATAAGCAGCCAAACCACTGACTGTGTTCGCCAATGTATAAGGGTCATTCCCACGATAATGAGCCAAAATATCTGTCAGTGCCGCGCGCAAGTTCATTTCTCGTATCATGCCATCTGATTCTGCTGCCAGTACAAATACTTCCTGATTCACACCCCGGCCTATATGATCATAGGGAATTGTTCCTGATTTAATGAAGTCTGCACCGTATAGGGTCCGAGCTGCATCATCATAGCCATAGATCAACCCGAACTCGGGAATATTCAGGTCCCATACCACAGCCGGAATTCCCCGATGAATGGAATAACGTATCAGGGAGAGCGCCCGCACCAACCTTGGATTTAGCAACCTTTTCGCCTTCGCTTTCTCCTCTAGCATCAAAGGATCAACCAGATTGGCATTAAGTCCCGCTTCACTCGCCAAGGCCTCAACCGCATAGGAACGATAACCCAGATGCTGCAATCCTCTGGTAAGTACCTCTTTGAAGTTATAGGCGGTGGGTCCAGCGATATGTATGTCCCGAGGAAAGATGGTCAGACGAAAAGAAAGTCCACTCATCCCCATAACCATGGGGAGAGAAGGAGATGGACCGATATAATTTAACATCTCGTGAACGGCCGCTGCTGCCGAGTTCCAGGTTTGGGGTTCCCGAAAAGAAAGGGGTTCCTCCAGAATCACTCGATTTTGTCCAAGTGAATTCCACTCTGCCAGCATTTCTTCTACAGATAAATGAATATGAAGCTGCGATACTTTTTTACGTGAACGAGACAGAATTTGATACACATTGGCACTCGTCAGATTGAATCGGCAGGCAATTTCTTGCGGTGACAGCTCTTCCATCCAATACGTTGTGAAGACCTGCTGCTCTCTCTCATTCAGACAACCCAGCAGCTTATGGAGATTATTTCTCATTTCCTGTTGAGCAATAGCTTGATAAGGATCGTAACCTGCTTGCTGAGACCTCCAACCCGAATCATTCAGAAGATGATTCAGCGTCTTGTCGAGCAAGTCTTGTTCGCTCCATAATTCGTCATCGGCTCCAAATGCCAGGAAAGAAGAAAAATGTTGTTCCCGCTGCTGCTCTCGACGATTCATATGTGAGTACGCCTGATTACGAACAATACGCTGCATCCAGGCCATAAAACGCTCGGTATTCTGAAGCTGTCCCAAATGAATGAACGCGCGAATAAGCCCATCCTGTAAAATGTCTTCTGCGAGATAAGAATCATGTGTAAGTGCTCGCACATAACGGAACAATTGCCCGCGGTAACGGTTAATCAACTCACCAAAGGCCTCTGTATCCCCAGTTTGGGCTTGTTGGATAAGCACAATGTCCGACTGCTTTTGCCGATTCTCGAATGTGCCTTGCTCCACTTATATCACTCCATTCTCAATATAGCAGCTTCGATCATGGCTTCCGTCTCCGCGAGTGCCACCATGATTGTCGCAGCCTCCTCCCAGTTCCGGGAGACAAGACGGGATTGGCATTCCCCGAATTGGCGGGACTGTGCGTATTTCAAAGCAGAAAGGTCAGGATGGATTGTTTTAAAAAACAAACCATAATCATGGGCACGACGCGCGCCTACGGGCAGAGCAAAATACACATAATGAGCCCACTCATTACCATCGATTGCTCCAGCACGAACCTGTTCCGCCTTATGCAGAATCGCTGAGGCTCCGGTTCGTCCTTCCTGTGCAGCAATATCATGGATCTGTTCCGTAAGGCTTGATTTGAACCAAGTAAAAGCGCGGCGGTTAATCTCCTCCAGATCAGGATGTTCGATGCGTTCAGGACTCCACCATCGTCGATACACACCGCTGCTCCAAGGGAATTCAGACTTCCATGCTTCCTCAAGTTTATCCAGTGTCAGGAAGACATTCGGGAATCCAGCCGGGTCATGCAGGCATATTTCATCGCCCTCTATGCTCAACGCCACTACATAATGGTCACAACCACCCAGGTTGGGAGAGTTGGGATTGTAGACGAGTTTGCCCATATCCAGCGGACCCATCATTACAGGGCTTTCTTTTAATGCCTCTCTTAGCTCATCTACAGGCATCTCTGTGCCCCGTGATTGCACACTTTCGCGCACACTAAATCCCAGAATGCTCATCGCTTTGCTGATGGCCAGATCAGGACTAGAGGTACAGTTATCAAAAAAGAGAATGTCTCCCTGCGTGCGGAAAGCTCCCAGGGAAAAGCCACCTATAGTTTCAAGGAAACTCGGGTCAACCTTTTCTCCAATGGACGACAGCAGCATTGAAGCTGAATTAGCGTAGCAATACGCTCCATTTCCAATATAATTGTTCATATCATAACATCCTCTCATTCCTTTAATGAAGCACCCTATTATGCAATGCCTATACTTATACTGACTCTTCGTGCAGATCATTTCTGACAGAACATCCAAAACAATTTTCTGCCCGCCATGATAGCGAACGTTTAGAAATTGGACATCCCGGTTAATAAGGACTACACCAGAAACGAAGGAGATGTTTGATATGAGTAATTCAACTAGCGATAAAATCAAAGCAGGCGTAAACAAGGCCAAAGGCGAAGTGAAGGATCAGATCGGTAATGCAACTAACAACAGATCCCTT includes:
- a CDS encoding PepSY domain-containing protein, encoding MMEEHEGHPEMKREEYGSSRWAKPRRLFWWGAGLLALFVLIAFMWWKPWQSGREVLTADAVAQSVLDQYPGEIVNSTLKDGTYIMQLRSETGLYDVQVDAVTATVNSIRRLESNPQAEEKTLWSREQIKTELLKQTDAELVSLELVEQQGSPVYVAVLKMKGNGQEQWTIDPYNGEKQSSKTLEASSPDETTGEGTKTPFLSEKEAERKALAKVPGEVDDIELRGTNSGKPYYLVEIDLEDGREAIVQVNAISGAIRSVTWDEAED
- a CDS encoding DUF1641 domain-containing protein → MSQSPTQQEVPVTEGADVSQRQSLDVLDQLMKPEVQESLTVLVENLPKLAEMVTAMTKAYDFAQSVATDKVLISDTMSAMGEFAKPVVDKAKGVASAAIEASDRAQAEQTSVGLFAMLKMLKDPNVQQTLRFAQSFLSILNERQQQQR
- a CDS encoding response regulator transcription factor translates to MNEAVLVIEDEPKIARLLELELQYEGYQVGKAGSGTEGLEMYIDGQWDLILLDIMLPGLSGIEVLRRIRVKDATVPILMLTAKDSVEDKVSGLDLGANDYITKPFRIEELLARVRAALRLSAASAATHSSSSVTPDTAHSPEHTSETEPGWLTAGGLKLNEGTREIFRDGQPIELTPREFDLLVYLLQNQRQVLSREQIVQAVWGYDYYGDTNVVDVYIRYVRKKVDSGFTPPLIHTVRGVGYVLKEQV
- a CDS encoding RNA polymerase sigma factor translates to MEQGTFENRQKQSDIVLIQQAQTGDTEAFGELINRYRGQLFRYVRALTHDSYLAEDILQDGLIRAFIHLGQLQNTERFMAWMQRIVRNQAYSHMNRREQQREQHFSSFLAFGADDELWSEQDLLDKTLNHLLNDSGWRSQQAGYDPYQAIAQQEMRNNLHKLLGCLNEREQQVFTTYWMEELSPQEIACRFNLTSANVYQILSRSRKKVSQLHIHLSVEEMLAEWNSLGQNRVILEEPLSFREPQTWNSAAAAVHEMLNYIGPSPSLPMVMGMSGLSFRLTIFPRDIHIAGPTAYNFKEVLTRGLQHLGYRSYAVEALASEAGLNANLVDPLMLEEKAKAKRLLNPRLVRALSLIRYSIHRGIPAVVWDLNIPEFGLIYGYDDAARTLYGADFIKSGTIPYDHIGRGVNQEVFVLAAESDGMIREMNLRAALTDILAHYRGNDPYTLANTVSGLAAYAVWREALENRRAEPNGHAYNIAVLWDARRYASKFFEELSLSWASLPRYTKLIPFCHQAEELYRIMTDRLNMLKQYFPFPEGGNPNEKVQGDKAISLLMEVEELERAAVVAIESLLERMAQLSPEIVME
- a CDS encoding sensor histidine kinase, whose protein sequence is MSLRSKIYGYSSVLFAVLLIAVNLSVYIVFERMSIDNEIKRVEAEAESIVKGVRQSAGSIPPDDLLRAYAPLDGMLRIVNEDGTSSPPVTTSAEEQLSKLSFKYESEKKSEYTQVGQIGYVWVSVPVIWPDGEVVNVQVTESIEDTENSLSVLRTVLVAVTIIALIPAIISSRILANRMTRPIQQMTRTMSDIQSSGQFKRLPLDERSKDELKTMGQTFNRMMDLLESNFEGQERFVSDASHELKTPLTIIESYASLLQRRGKDRPEVFDEAVEAILSESVRMREMTEQLLLLAKQPEQWNVQLERVDITRLALDSTRTFREAYHREVHCDDPGSIWAISDVSKLKQMLFILLDNARKYSEDAIEVRLEAKGQECWIWIVDTGIGMREEELSKVFDRFYRVDPARTRSGGASGSGLGLSLAKDIAGAVGARIELSSTEGRGTEALIILPTSVQNRPLS
- a CDS encoding CsbD family protein; this translates as MSNSTSDKIKAGVNKAKGEVKDQIGNATNNRSLQAEGKKDKAKGAVQDKIADVKKHH
- a CDS encoding NAD(P)/FAD-dependent oxidoreductase; translated protein: MSKQILILGGGYGGLLTALTARQYLTPEEATITVVNRYPTHQIITELHRLAAGSIAEKAVALPLEKLLRGKNVNLKIDTVDTIKPDEKKVLMTSGSTYSYDALVVALGSETAFFGIPGLQEYSFTLKSVSDANRIRAHVEARLDAYKQSGNKADATFVIGGGGLTGIELVGEFADLLPAVCQEKGIDFKEVSLYTVEAGPSILAGFPPELVERAKSSLEKRGVNFIVGVAITEMKENEVLLKDGSSIPTNTLVWTGGVQGNAVVANSGIEVDRGRAKVTEVLQSTSHKDVFVAGDSAVVFPSEGARPYPPTAQLAWQMGETIGHNLGVMFKGGAMESFTPVFSGTLGSLGRKDAVGMIGGNQTRLKGLPATMMKEASNIRYLAHIHGLFALAY
- a CDS encoding SDR family oxidoreductase, whose product is MNVLVIGANGQIGKFLVQQLAQEGKHQVTAMIRKPEQADALKQLGANVVIGDLEGSVDDLAEVMKDHNAIVFTAGSGGSTGADKTLLIDLDGAVKTMEAAQQQGITRYILVSAFGADQREKWSDAIKPYYVAKHYADRALFASELNYTIIRPGGLKNEPGTGKISVGTDLKPGSIPREDVARVIAASLQEERTYRMAFDLIAGDDLVEDALGKL